One Bos indicus isolate NIAB-ARS_2022 breed Sahiwal x Tharparkar chromosome 10, NIAB-ARS_B.indTharparkar_mat_pri_1.0, whole genome shotgun sequence DNA window includes the following coding sequences:
- the SNAPC5 gene encoding snRNA-activating protein complex subunit 5 isoform X2, which produces MLSRLQELRKEEETLLRLKAALHDQLNRLKVEELALQSMISSRREGEMLPSQPAPEPSHDMLVHVDNEASINQTALELSTRSHVQEEEEEEEEEEEDS; this is translated from the exons ATGTTGAGCCGGCTGCAGGAGCTGCGCAAGGAGGAGGAGACACTGCTCCGCTTGAAAGCGGCTCTTCACGACCAGCTGAACCGGCTCAAG GTTGAAGAGCTGGCCCTCCAGTCGATGATTAGTTCTAGAAGAGAAGGTGAGATGCTGCCTTCTCAGCCTGCACCGGAACCATCACATGAT ATGTTGGTGCATGTAGACAATGAAGCATCAATCAACCAAACTGCACTGGAGTTGAGCACAAGGAGCCATGtgcaagaagaggaggaggaggaggaagaggaggaggaagattcCTGA
- the SNAPC5 gene encoding snRNA-activating protein complex subunit 5 isoform X1 yields MLSRLQELRKEEETLLRLKAALHDQLNRLKVEELALQSMISSRREGEMLPSQPAPEPSHDQMLVHVDNEASINQTALELSTRSHVQEEEEEEEEEEEDS; encoded by the exons ATGTTGAGCCGGCTGCAGGAGCTGCGCAAGGAGGAGGAGACACTGCTCCGCTTGAAAGCGGCTCTTCACGACCAGCTGAACCGGCTCAAG GTTGAAGAGCTGGCCCTCCAGTCGATGATTAGTTCTAGAAGAGAAGGTGAGATGCTGCCTTCTCAGCCTGCACCGGAACCATCACATGAT CAGATGTTGGTGCATGTAGACAATGAAGCATCAATCAACCAAACTGCACTGGAGTTGAGCACAAGGAGCCATGtgcaagaagaggaggaggaggaggaagaggaggaggaagattcCTGA